In one window of Pseudochaenichthys georgianus chromosome 5, fPseGeo1.2, whole genome shotgun sequence DNA:
- the uroc1 gene encoding urocanate hydratase, with amino-acid sequence MSSLKEICSGLPLDPLPPNRGRDPNVPHAPIRTPNLTAEEERLALRNALRYFPPCHHATLAPEFAQELRQYGHIYMYRFCPTLRMRAYPIDQYPCRIRQAASIMLMIMNNLDPAVAQFPQELVTYGGNGQVFNNWAQFGLVMHYLSEMTEEQTLVMYSGHPMGLFPSLPSSPRAIITNGMVIPNYSSRNQYEKMFALGVSMYGQMTAGSYCYIGPQGIVHGTMLTLLNASRRYLGSDDMSGRVFVTSGLGGMSGAQAKAAVIAGCIGVIAEVDEAPLRKRHEQGWLMEVTSSMDHCINRIREAKSSKMPLSMGFHGNIVDLWERLLLEYERTGELLVDLGSDQTSLHNPYNGGYYPVQLSFRQANQLMMTDPKRFITMVQESLRRHVKAINNLSEAGMFFWDYGNAFLLEAQRAGAEVEKVGGGPTEFRYPSYVQHIMGDIFSLGFGPFRWVCTSGDPQDLSVTDNIAATVLEEISANVTDRVKQQYNDNIRWIREAGKHDMVVGSQARILYSDQKGRVCIALAINQAIADGRVSAPVVISRDHHDVSGTDSPFRETSNVYDGSAFCADMAVQNFVGDAFRGATWVSLHNGGGVGWGEVMNGGFGLLLDGSEEAAKRARLMLNWDVSNGVARRCWSGNTNAYDTIQATMQENEQLRVTMPFPVQDEQVLDRALQG; translated from the exons TTGGCGCTGAGAAATGCCTTGCGTTACTTCCCTCCTTGCCACCATGCAACACTTGCACCTGAATTTGCTCAAGAGCTGCGGCAGTACGGGCACATCTACATGTACCGCTTCTGCCCCACATTACGCATGAG AGCTTACCCCATAGATCAGTACCCGTGCCGCATACGCCAAGCTGCCTCCATCATGCTAATGATCATGAACAACCTGGACCCAGCCGTTGCTCAG TTTCCCCAGGAGCTCGTCACCTACGGAGGGAATGGACAGGTGTTCAATAACTGGGCCCAG TTTGGCCTGGTGATGCACTACCTGAGCGAGATGACAGAGGAACAGACGCTGGTGATGTACAGCGGTCATCCCATGGGCCTGTTCCCCAGCCTGCCTTCATCACCTCGCGCCATCATCACCAACGGCATG GTTATTCCAAACTACTCCTCCAGAAATCAGTATGAAAAGATGTTTGCCCTCGGTGTATCAAT GTATGGCCAGATGACAGCAGGCAGCTACTGCTACATTGGACCTCAAGGGATTGTTCATGGCACTATG CTGACATTGCTAAATGCTAGCCGGAGGTACCTGGGCTCTGATGATATGAGCGGGCGCGTCTTTGTGACCTCTGGCCTGGGGGGCATGAGTGGAGCCCAGGCTAAAGCTGCCGTCATTGCTGGTTGCATTGGCGTGATCGCAGAG GTGGATGAGGCTCCGCTGAGAAAGAGACATGAGCAGGGCTGGCTGATGGAGGTCACCAGCAGCATGGACCACTGCATTAACCGCATCAG ggAGGCCAAGAGCTCCAAGATGCCTCTCAGTATGggtttccatggcaacattGTGGACTTGTG GGAGAGGCTGCTGTTGGAGTACGAGAGGACGGGGGAGCTGCTGGTGGATTTGGGTTCAGACCAGACGTCGCTTCACAACCCGTACAACGGAGGCTACTACCCAGTGCAGCTCAGCTTCCGCCAGGCCAATCAGCTCATGATGACGGATCCTAAACGTTTCATAACCATGGTCCAAGAAAG CCTCCGAAGACACGTTAAGGCAATCAACAATCTGTCTGAGGCTGGGATGTTCTTCTGGGACTACGGCAACgcttttctcctggaggcccaGAGAGCTG GAGCAGAGGTAGAAAAGGTTGGCGGAGGACCCACAGAATTTCGTTACCCTTCTTATGTCCAGCACATTATGGG TGACATTTTCTCTTTGGGCTTTGGCCCCTTTCGCTGGGTGTGCACATCTGGAGACCCCCAAGATCTTTCTGTAACGGACAATATCGCCGCTACCGTCCTGGAGGAAATCAGTGCCAACGTGACCGATCGCGTCAAACAGCAGTACAATGATAACATTCGCTGGATCAGAGAGGCTGGAAAACACGACATG GTTGTGGGATCCCAAGCCAGAATCCTCTACTCTGACCAGAAAGGCAGAGTCTGCATTGCGTTAGCTATCAACCAGGCTATTGCTGACGGAAGAGTTTCA GCTCCTGTGGTTATTAGCAGAGACCATCATGACGTTAGTGGCACAGACAGCCCCTTCAGAGAAACCTCTAATGTGTATGATGGATCTGCCTTCTGTGCAG ACATGGCGGTCCAGAACTTTGTTGGTGATGCATTCAGGGGCGCCACATGGGTATCTCTGCACAACGGCGGTGGTGTTGGCTG GGGCGAGGTGATGAATGGAGGGTTTGGTTTGCTGTTGGACGGCTCTGAGGAGGCTGCAAAGCGGGCCAGACTGATGCTCAACTGGGACGTCTCCAATGGG GTGGCTCGTCGCTGCTGGTCTGGAAACACAAACGCTTACGATACCATCCAGGCCACCATGCAGGAGAACGAGCAGCTGCGTGTCACTATGCCTTTCCCTGTGCAGGATGAGCAAGTGCTGGACCGGGCCCTGCAGGGCTAG